The Halofilum ochraceum genome includes a region encoding these proteins:
- a CDS encoding sarcosine oxidase subunit gamma translates to MSEAIRQESPLVERITPERKAAAPANAGVTLRERPFLGCVNLRGNAEDAKFTDAVKDVLGVALPTEPNTVVENGEITVFWLAPTEWFVRTAADGQLDLIARLEEALAGRHIATNDVTGNFTTVELSGPHARDVLEKGCTLDLHPRAFAPGQCAQTLLSHAGILIRPTADGQGFEIVVRRSFADYTFLWLDDAAAEYGGMAVSD, encoded by the coding sequence ATGTCTGAAGCCATTCGTCAGGAATCGCCGCTGGTCGAGCGGATTACGCCCGAACGCAAGGCGGCCGCGCCGGCGAATGCCGGTGTTACGTTGCGTGAACGCCCGTTCCTCGGTTGCGTCAATCTGCGCGGAAACGCGGAGGACGCGAAGTTCACCGATGCGGTGAAGGATGTTCTGGGCGTCGCACTACCGACCGAGCCGAATACGGTCGTCGAGAACGGCGAGATCACGGTCTTCTGGCTGGCGCCGACCGAGTGGTTTGTCCGGACCGCCGCGGACGGGCAGCTCGATCTGATCGCGCGCCTGGAGGAGGCGCTCGCCGGGCGGCACATCGCGACGAACGATGTCACCGGGAACTTCACGACCGTGGAGCTTTCGGGACCGCACGCGCGGGACGTGCTCGAGAAGGGCTGCACACTCGACCTGCATCCGCGGGCATTCGCGCCGGGCCAGTGTGCGCAGACCCTTCTGAGCCATGCGGGCATCCTGATCCGGCCGACCGCGGACGGGCAGGGCTTCGAGATCGTGGTGCGTCGCAGTTTCGCCGACTACACGTTTCTCTGGCTCGACGATGCCGCCGCCGAATACGGCGGCATGGCGGTCAGCGACTGA
- a CDS encoding formate--tetrahydrofolate ligase, with translation MGNEQHQNPKSDIEIARGATLRNITEISDKLGIPGHGLLPYGHVKAKVDPEYAETLKDKPNGKLILVAGITPTPAGEGKTTTSVGLGDALNHTGRNAAICLREPSLGPCFGVKGGAAGGGFAQVVPMEEINLHFTGDFHAITSAHNLLSAMIDNHIHWGNELGIDARRITWKRVLDMNDRALRNITNSLGGVGNGFPREDGFDITVASEVMAIFCLANDLEDLQERLGNIVVAYTRQREPIRARDLQAEGAMTVLLKNALGPNLVQTLEATPAFVHGGPFANIAHGCNSVSATRTALKLADYVVTEAGFGADLGAEKFFDIKCRKSGLTPDACVIVATIRAVKMHGGVAKEDLKKENVEAVRKGAENVIRHVRNVKKFGVPPVVAVNKFSADTEAEIEALRERIAEEDVELVLSDHWANGGAGASDLADTVVRTIEEKPSQFNVLYPDEMPLWDKVKTIATELYGASDINAEDKIHNQLRQLEEQGYGHYPVCIAKTPLSFSTDPGRKGAPSGHTVTIREVRLSAGAEFLVIVCGDVMTMPGLPKVPAAAHIRLGDDGNIEGLF, from the coding sequence ATGGGCAACGAACAGCACCAGAATCCGAAGAGCGATATCGAGATCGCGCGTGGCGCGACCCTCCGTAACATTACCGAGATTTCCGACAAGCTGGGTATTCCTGGCCACGGTCTGCTGCCGTACGGCCACGTCAAGGCCAAGGTGGACCCGGAATACGCGGAAACCCTGAAAGACAAGCCGAACGGCAAGCTGATCCTCGTGGCCGGCATCACGCCGACGCCGGCGGGTGAAGGCAAGACGACGACCAGCGTCGGCCTCGGCGATGCACTCAACCACACCGGCCGTAACGCCGCCATCTGCCTGCGCGAGCCGTCGCTCGGCCCGTGTTTCGGCGTCAAGGGTGGTGCTGCCGGCGGTGGCTTCGCCCAGGTCGTGCCGATGGAGGAGATCAACCTCCATTTCACGGGTGACTTCCATGCGATCACCTCCGCGCACAATCTGCTGTCGGCGATGATCGACAACCACATCCACTGGGGTAACGAGCTCGGCATCGATGCCCGCCGGATCACGTGGAAGCGCGTGCTCGATATGAATGATCGGGCGCTGCGCAATATCACCAACAGTCTCGGTGGCGTCGGCAATGGCTTCCCGCGCGAGGACGGCTTCGACATCACGGTCGCCTCCGAAGTCATGGCGATCTTCTGTCTCGCCAACGACCTGGAAGACCTGCAGGAGCGGCTCGGGAACATCGTCGTCGCCTACACCCGTCAGCGCGAGCCGATCCGGGCGCGCGATCTGCAGGCCGAGGGCGCGATGACGGTGCTGCTCAAGAACGCACTCGGACCGAACCTCGTGCAGACGCTGGAGGCCACCCCGGCATTCGTCCACGGCGGGCCGTTCGCCAACATCGCCCACGGCTGCAACAGCGTCAGCGCGACGCGCACCGCGCTCAAGCTGGCGGACTACGTCGTGACCGAGGCGGGCTTCGGTGCCGATCTCGGTGCCGAGAAGTTCTTCGACATCAAGTGCCGCAAGTCCGGTCTGACACCGGATGCGTGTGTCATCGTCGCCACGATCCGGGCGGTCAAGATGCACGGCGGTGTGGCCAAGGAAGACCTGAAGAAGGAGAACGTCGAGGCCGTCCGCAAGGGTGCCGAGAACGTCATTCGCCACGTCCGCAACGTGAAGAAATTCGGTGTTCCGCCGGTTGTCGCCGTCAACAAGTTCTCGGCCGATACCGAAGCGGAGATCGAAGCGCTGCGCGAGCGCATCGCCGAGGAAGATGTCGAGCTGGTGCTCTCCGATCACTGGGCGAACGGCGGGGCCGGCGCCAGCGACCTGGCCGATACCGTCGTGCGCACGATCGAGGAGAAGCCGAGTCAGTTCAATGTCCTGTACCCGGACGAGATGCCGCTGTGGGACAAGGTCAAGACGATCGCCACCGAGCTCTACGGTGCGAGCGATATCAATGCCGAGGACAAAATCCACAATCAGCTGCGCCAGCTCGAAGAGCAGGGCTACGGCCATTATCCGGTCTGTATCGCCAAGACGCCGCTGTCGTTCTCGACTGATCCGGGCCGCAAGGGTGCTCCGAGCGGACACACCGTAACGATCCGTGAGGTGCGCCTCTCCGCCGGTGCGGAATTCCTCGTGATCGTCTGCGGCGATGTCATGACCATGCCCGGACTTCCGAAGGTCCCGGCCGCGGCGCATATCCGCCTCGGGGACGACGGCAACATCGAAGGGCTGTTCTGA
- a CDS encoding cyclic nucleotide-binding domain-containing protein yields MDMQRTFPINGRSQERHARTVRTDENGLSMPHHDAHRRVAARMANHRSCFQCALRRSCFPGNLNDEIFGEIDRIAVARGPVARGETIFSTGDPFRCVYTVRSGALRTSMIDRTGAEQVIGFTLPGEIVGIESLGREQHCTRAVALERTTMCAIPVDRLLRVAQSHPGLQRRVHEIAGDMIRRDHAHFRELGRLNAHQRLLLFLADLLTRYRVAGFATDEVHLPMYREDIANYLGVALETISRMMTRLAEEGVIEVRHRHIRIIEAGVTALTGQPANTDSTARGY; encoded by the coding sequence ATGGACATGCAACGGACTTTTCCCATCAATGGAAGGTCGCAGGAACGGCATGCGCGCACCGTCCGCACGGACGAAAACGGCCTCTCCATGCCGCATCACGATGCTCACCGCCGTGTCGCCGCACGGATGGCCAATCACCGAAGCTGTTTCCAGTGCGCCCTCCGCCGATCGTGTTTCCCCGGTAACCTGAACGACGAAATCTTCGGTGAGATCGACCGTATCGCGGTCGCGCGCGGACCCGTGGCCCGAGGGGAGACGATTTTCAGTACAGGGGACCCGTTCCGTTGCGTGTACACGGTGCGCAGCGGCGCACTGCGAACCAGCATGATTGACCGCACCGGTGCGGAGCAGGTCATCGGATTCACCCTGCCCGGCGAGATCGTGGGGATCGAGAGTCTCGGCAGAGAGCAGCACTGCACCCGCGCGGTCGCACTCGAGCGGACCACGATGTGCGCGATCCCGGTGGATCGCCTCCTCCGCGTCGCCCAGTCGCACCCGGGTCTGCAGCGGCGGGTGCACGAGATCGCGGGCGATATGATCCGCCGCGATCATGCGCACTTCCGCGAACTCGGCCGGCTCAATGCGCATCAACGCCTGCTCCTGTTCCTGGCCGATTTACTGACGCGGTACCGTGTCGCGGGCTTTGCCACGGACGAAGTCCATCTCCCCATGTACCGTGAGGACATCGCCAATTACCTCGGGGTGGCCCTGGAAACGATCAGTCGCATGATGACGCGACTGGCGGAGGAAGGTGTCATCGAGGTCCGACATCGCCATATCCGCATCATCGAGGCGGGTGTGACCGCACTCACGGGACAACCCGCCAACACCGATTCGACCGCCCGCGGTTACTGA
- a CDS encoding response regulator transcription factor, translating to MTRIAENAVGTAARVVLVEDHPVFRKGLMDLLGEVEDLRVCGEAGDATEGSRVIDEVSPDLVLMDLSLPQGNALPLVRDLRNRYPALRILVVSMHEERMYAERALRAGADGYITKAEAVDRLIEAIREVLAGRFYLKPEWAAWLLRQSMRGPDASTAEPEALLSDRELEVFTLLGWGYSTREIAERLQRSPKTIDSHREHMKHKLGAASNAALLRMATIWVMNLSEN from the coding sequence GTGACCCGGATTGCAGAGAATGCCGTCGGGACGGCCGCACGTGTCGTTCTGGTCGAGGATCATCCCGTATTCCGCAAGGGACTGATGGATCTGCTGGGCGAAGTCGAGGATCTGCGCGTTTGCGGTGAAGCCGGCGATGCCACGGAGGGGAGCCGTGTCATCGACGAGGTCTCGCCGGATCTGGTTCTGATGGATCTGTCATTGCCGCAAGGCAATGCCCTGCCGCTGGTGCGCGATCTCCGCAATCGGTATCCCGCACTCCGGATTCTGGTTGTTTCCATGCATGAGGAGCGCATGTATGCCGAGCGTGCACTGCGGGCGGGGGCCGACGGCTATATCACCAAGGCGGAGGCGGTTGATCGCCTGATCGAGGCGATCCGTGAGGTGCTCGCGGGCCGGTTCTATCTGAAACCGGAATGGGCCGCGTGGCTGCTCCGTCAAAGCATGCGTGGACCGGATGCCTCGACGGCGGAGCCGGAGGCGCTGCTGTCGGACCGGGAACTGGAGGTGTTCACGCTTCTCGGGTGGGGATATTCGACCCGCGAGATCGCGGAGCGCCTGCAGCGGAGCCCCAAGACGATCGACAGTCACCGCGAGCATATGAAGCACAAACTCGGCGCCGCCAGTAACGCCGCGCTGCTGCGCATGGCGACGATCTGGGTCATGAATCTCTCCGAAAACTGA
- a CDS encoding helix-turn-helix domain-containing protein translates to MNQGKKTDAESLGLIPDTTAGVASRDLEKYVGAEIRRHRRRADLTIVALAQRAGLSQGMMSKIENGQTSPSLSTLSALADALGTPLSALFAPLDTSRDVSFVPAGTGLEIDRRGTKSGHLYELLGHGVRNVVGVEPYRITLSEGSEPFGDFQHEGVEFIYMLEGRLIYRHGERTFPMGPGDALFFDSIAPHGPIELVEVPCRYLSVITYSRDENAG, encoded by the coding sequence GTGAATCAGGGGAAGAAAACGGATGCCGAGTCGCTTGGACTCATTCCCGACACGACGGCGGGGGTGGCAAGCCGGGATCTTGAAAAATACGTTGGTGCCGAGATCCGTCGGCATCGGCGCCGCGCGGATCTGACGATCGTTGCCCTGGCGCAGCGGGCCGGCCTCTCGCAGGGCATGATGTCCAAGATCGAGAATGGCCAGACTTCACCCTCACTGAGTACGCTCAGCGCGTTGGCCGATGCCCTGGGCACGCCTTTGTCGGCGCTGTTCGCGCCGCTCGATACGAGTCGGGATGTCTCCTTTGTCCCGGCCGGTACCGGTCTCGAGATCGACCGCCGTGGCACCAAATCCGGCCACCTCTATGAGCTGCTGGGTCATGGCGTACGCAACGTGGTGGGGGTGGAGCCCTACAGGATCACGCTCTCGGAGGGATCCGAACCCTTCGGCGATTTCCAGCACGAAGGCGTCGAGTTCATCTACATGCTGGAAGGCCGCCTGATTTACCGCCACGGCGAGCGGACATTCCCCATGGGGCCTGGCGATGCCCTGTTCTTCGACTCGATTGCCCCGCACGGTCCGATCGAACTCGTGGAAGTACCCTGTCGCTATCTCTCGGTAATTACATATTCCCGGGATGAAAATGCAGGGTAG
- a CDS encoding ammonium transporter, producing MDTQIDAIITIFTEFYYWVTVVMMFLIHAGLLAYEVGATRRKNISQTINRHIMVLALVTLTWFLFSWWIYWAFNAGPGFFGPVITSEAAMAALPWSENMGPHLQDNISGVFWAAFLLFSWTAAAIVSGVAIERVRTGAFLVIGVLVGSVTWVIDASWGWHAEGWMVQLMGYHDAYASGVIHAIAGGACLALTIVLGPRIGKFDQEGRPRDIPPHNAWMACFGLVIIYAGFWGFYAACNIPIINIGSEEELRMGATNIYLMPTTLSSLTFNFLMSLTGGLMAGYFVSKGDPYWTLSCGLAGIIGASAGNDLYHPIQALFVGAAIAAVIYKLHFWVENRFKIDDPVGACAVHGYAGFIGVVVAGFLLWGYPAAAPIDLSNWWVSSHGWFGTTPDGSPAVNPIGNFLGAIIMFGVLGFLPTYVVAKLFQAKGILREPREVELAGADTYENLDVYPNFAWAESEFDKVEIDYAKD from the coding sequence ATGGATACACAAATCGATGCGATCATCACGATCTTCACCGAGTTTTATTACTGGGTGACGGTCGTGATGATGTTCCTCATCCATGCCGGCCTGCTCGCGTACGAGGTAGGTGCCACAAGACGCAAGAACATCAGTCAGACCATTAACCGGCACATTATGGTGCTCGCCCTCGTCACATTGACCTGGTTCCTGTTTTCCTGGTGGATCTACTGGGCCTTCAACGCCGGACCGGGCTTTTTCGGACCGGTGATCACCAGCGAAGCGGCGATGGCGGCATTGCCGTGGTCCGAGAACATGGGCCCACATCTGCAGGACAACATCTCCGGGGTCTTCTGGGCCGCTTTCCTGCTGTTCTCATGGACCGCCGCGGCGATCGTATCGGGCGTGGCCATCGAGCGCGTGCGGACCGGGGCATTCCTCGTCATCGGCGTCCTGGTTGGCTCCGTGACCTGGGTCATCGACGCCTCCTGGGGCTGGCATGCCGAGGGCTGGATGGTCCAGCTCATGGGCTACCATGACGCTTATGCCTCCGGGGTGATCCATGCCATCGCCGGCGGTGCCTGCCTCGCCCTGACGATCGTACTGGGCCCACGCATCGGCAAGTTCGACCAGGAGGGGCGTCCGCGGGATATCCCGCCGCATAACGCATGGATGGCCTGCTTCGGACTGGTGATCATCTACGCGGGCTTCTGGGGCTTCTACGCCGCCTGCAACATTCCGATCATCAATATCGGCTCCGAGGAAGAGCTGCGCATGGGTGCGACCAACATCTATCTGATGCCCACCACCCTGTCGTCGCTGACCTTCAACTTCCTGATGTCGCTGACCGGCGGCCTGATGGCCGGCTATTTCGTCTCCAAAGGCGACCCGTACTGGACGCTGTCCTGCGGTCTTGCGGGCATTATCGGCGCCTCGGCCGGAAACGATCTGTATCACCCCATCCAGGCCCTGTTCGTCGGCGCCGCGATCGCGGCGGTGATCTACAAGCTGCACTTCTGGGTGGAGAACCGGTTCAAGATCGATGATCCGGTTGGCGCCTGTGCCGTCCACGGTTATGCGGGTTTCATCGGTGTCGTCGTGGCCGGTTTCCTGCTCTGGGGTTACCCGGCAGCGGCTCCGATCGATCTCTCGAACTGGTGGGTCAGCAGCCATGGCTGGTTCGGTACGACGCCGGATGGTTCCCCGGCGGTGAACCCGATCGGCAACTTCCTCGGGGCCATCATCATGTTCGGCGTGCTCGGCTTCCTGCCGACGTACGTGGTGGCGAAGCTGTTCCAGGCGAAGGGCATACTGCGTGAACCGCGCGAGGTCGAGCTTGCGGGTGCCGACACCTACGAGAACCTCGATGTCTATCCGAATTTCGCCTGGGCCGAGAGCGAATTCGACAAGGTCGAAATTGACTACGCCAAAGACTGA